In the genome of Polynucleobacter sp. TSB-Sco08W16, the window CAACATGATCAGTAAATCACCTATCACCATCTTCATCGAGAGTAAGGTAGCTAACTCGCCTCTCGTGAGAACAATCGCTACCCCTAGCAAGGAAACAATCGCACCAATCAACTGCAAGAGATTTGGTTTGGTTTGGTAGAACACAGCGCCAATAAAGAGCATCCAAATGGGCATACTTGCGCCAATTAAAGTCACGTTGATTGCTGTTGAAGTTTGCAATGCAAGATAGAGTAGAACGTTGTAGCTTCCAACCCCAAAAAGTCCCAGTAGTAAAAATCGCTTCTTGTTCTGCCACAAGGCACTATTAGGCTTAAAAACTCGCCAACCCAAAGGGAGTAAAAGTAGTGCAGCCAAACCCCAGCGAACTGCACTTAGGGTAATTGGGGAAACGCTTCCCACCAATAAGCGCCCAGCAATCGCATTTCCGGCCCATAAAGCAGTCGCAATCAATAAATAGGCTACGGTAGCAAGGTTTAATTTAGGCATTTAGTCAGGGAATGGATGGGCGGCCATTTGAGGGCCTCTACATTAGGGATACCCTAGCATTGTAGAAACAAATCCTCGGTGTTGCTAAGATAGAGCTTAATTAGAGAACTGCCGATCTAAAAGAGCAATAGAACAAGGACTAACTGTGCCCATCATCACCAATATCGAAGACTTACGAGTTTTACACCAAAAGCGCACCCCCAAGATGTTTTACGACTACGCGGATTCAGGCTCATGGACTGAGTCGACTTATCGCGCTAATGAATCCGATTTTCAGAAGATTAAATTACGTCAACGCGTAGCGGTTGATATGACCAATCGCACTACCAAAACTACGATGGTCGGTCAAGAGGTGGCAATGCCGGTTGCACTTGCCCCAACTGGTCTTACTGGTATGCAACACGCTGATGGTGAAATCTTGGCAGCTAAAGCGGCTGAAAAATTTGGTGTTCCCTTCTGCTTATCTACGATGAGTATCTGCTCTATCGAAGATGTTGCTGAACGCACCACCAAACCATTTTGGTTTCAGCTCTACGTTATGAAAGACCGCGGCTTTATTGAGCGACTCATTGAGCGCGCTAAAGCTGCT includes:
- a CDS encoding DMT family transporter, producing the protein MPKLNLATVAYLLIATALWAGNAIAGRLLVGSVSPITLSAVRWGLAALLLLPLGWRVFKPNSALWQNKKRFLLLGLFGVGSYNVLLYLALQTSTAINVTLIGASMPIWMLFIGAVFYQTKPNLLQLIGAIVSLLGVAIVLTRGELATLLSMKMVIGDLLIMLATVLWAIYSWMLSRPGSSTERQWPWADFLMAQVLVGLLWTGFFDGFEIASGHAYLDLNLWTGSLILFVAVGPSLIAYRCWGMGVSGAGPTVAAFFANFIPLFTAILSAAMLGEPPQLFHGVAFALIVAGIWVSSSQSRSARS